The proteins below are encoded in one region of Peribacillus muralis:
- a CDS encoding acyl carrier protein, whose product MADVLERVTKIVVDRLNVEESEVKLEASFKEDLGADSLDVVELVMEFEDEFDMEISDDDAEKIATVGDAVNYIQSTM is encoded by the coding sequence TTGGCAGATGTATTAGAAAGAGTAACGAAAATCGTTGTGGATCGTTTGAACGTGGAAGAATCAGAAGTGAAACTTGAAGCTTCTTTCAAAGAAGATCTTGGAGCCGATTCCCTAGATGTAGTTGAACTAGTTATGGAATTCGAAGACGAGTTCGATATGGAAATTTCGGACGACGACGCTGAAAAAATCGCCACAGTAGGTGATGCTGTGAATTACATACAAAGCACTATGTAA